A single region of the Nicotiana sylvestris chromosome 6, ASM39365v2, whole genome shotgun sequence genome encodes:
- the LOC104217203 gene encoding alcohol dehydrogenase-like 6, whose product MSLTDSVQNKEPGVITCKAAVAWGPGEAMVIEEVELSPPQPMEIRVKVVSTSLCRSDVTAWLSQAQASIYPRIFGHEASGIVESVGQGVTEFVEGDHVLTLFTGECMRCRHCTSGKSNICQVLGLERKGVMHSDQKTRFSIKGKPVYHYCAVSSFSEYTVVHSGCAVKVSSNAPLEKICLLSCGAAAGLGAAWKVANISEGSKVVIFGLGTVGLSVAQGAKMRGASQIIGVDTMQEKYEKAKAFGVTDFLNPNDTDEPIPQVIKRITDGGADYSFECIGDTGMITTALQSCCDGWGLTVTLGVPKLKPEVTAHYGLLLTGRTLTGSLFGGWKPKSEIPSLVEMYLRKEIEIDDLITHNLPFEEINKAFDLMKSGTCLRCVIHMPK is encoded by the exons ATGTCCCTTACTGATTCAGTGCAAAACAAAGAGCCTGGTGTCATCACCTGCAAAG cTGCTGTGGCATGGGGACCAGGAGAAGCAATGGTAATTGAGGAGGTGGAATTGAGTCCACCTCAGCCTATGGAAATTCGTGTTAAGGTTGTCTCTACTTCTCTCTGTCGCAGTGATGTCACTGCTTGGTTGTCACAG GCTCAGGCTTCTATTTATCCTAGGATATTTGGTCATGAAGCATCAGG GATTGTTGAGAGTGTTGGGCAAGGAGTGACTGAATTTGTAGAAGGAGACCATGTGCTAACCTTATTTACTGGGGAATGCATGAGATGCAGACATTGTACCTCAGGCAAAAGCAACATTTGCCAAGTTCTTGGATTGGAACGAAAAGGTGTTATGCATAGTGATCAGAAGACGCGGTTCTCTATAAAAGGGAAGCCGGTTTATCATTATTGTGCAGTTTCAAGTTTTAGTGAATATACGGTTGTACACTCTGGTTGTGCGGTCAAGGTTAGTTCAAATGCGCCTTTGGAGAAAATCTGCCTCCTCAGTTGTGGAGCGGCAGCAG GTCTAGGTGCTGCTTGGAAGGTTGCAAATATCTCGGAAGGATCAAAAGTGGTCATTTTTGGTCTTGGGACTGTAGGCCTTTCT GTTGCACAAGGTGCTAAAATGAGGGGAGCATCTCAAATTATTGGTGTAGACACAATGCAAGAGAAATACGAAAAAG CAAAGGCTTTTGGAGTGACCGATTTTTTGAACCCAAATGATACTGATGAACCCATCCCACAG GTTATAAAACGCATAACTGATGGAGGTGCAGACTATTCATTTGAGTGTATAGGAGATACAGGAATGATTACCACTGCATTGCAATCATGTTGTGAT GGATGGGGCTTGACCGTCACACTTGGAGTACCCAAGCTGAAGCCAGAGGTAACAGCTCATTATGGACTTCTTCTTACCGGTAGAACATTGACAGGATCCCTATTTGGAGGATGGAAACCGAAGTCTGAAATTCCTTCATTAGTTGAAATGTACCTAAGGAAG GAAATTGAGATAGATGACTTGATAACACATAACCTGCCATTTGAGGAGATAAACAAAGCTTTTGATCTGATGAAAAGCGGGACTTGTTTGCGCTGCGTCATACATATGCCTAAATAG
- the LOC104217215 gene encoding uncharacterized protein — MVKGKLILICQSGGEFVSDADGTLSYNRGEANAVNINQDTPFDHLKIKLAEMCNLELKTVSIKYFLPGNRKTLINLRSERDFKRMVEFHANSVTAEIFVSGKEGFDHEALNTYTDSSRTIGLKLAENVNHHGTPATAADSGGLSITPSKAMPLRTVHTDAASPIAIQSDCLVDVHISCQEPAINATADSSSQATTSSNPFSGHVAEDDSDYAPRSRAAVGTTAQSPISFDYDSTPADTVKKRRRTASWTIGANGPTIVVTGNDSKEKISRKKKSRSSTGVMDSNDTVEDEDYVQLPDDSDSSSAVALRDEDLPEKLVATWKEGITGVGQDFKSVKEFRAALQKYAVANRFVYKLKKNDASRVSGRCTVEGCSWRIHASRVPAAQTFRIRKFNYLHTCGGESWKSGHRTRNWLVSIIKERLRDSPNDKPREIAKGILRDFGIKLRYRQVRRGMEDAKEQLQGSYRKSYNRLPWFCEKVVNTNPGTVAKLMINDEKILQRFFFSLHASIHGFKHGCRPLIFLEATSLRSRYKETLLTATAVDADDGFFPVAFAVIDIENDDSWRWFLQQLKSALSTLQSITFISDREKNLKNSVLEVFENACHGYSIFHLLESFKRNLKGPFSGDGRNVLPEIFLSVAHAVRLGGFKNSTEKIKQISSHAYDWVIQIEPECWTSLLFKGQHYNYVTEDVAEPYSKLIEDSRGSTIMQKIEALICMLGDLIDHRKLESSNWSTKLTPSKERKIQEEAVKADGLKVLFSSNVLFEVHDEMTHVVNIENRECTCLEWKQSGLPCCHAVAVFKSTGKCVYDYCSSYFTVESYCSTYSVSVNPIPGIGAPVEEDGESDTADVLPPCPSESQIEEKPEETKTVDPDKRTVSCSRCKEPGHNKASCKATL; from the exons ATGGTGAAGGGAAAGCTTATTTTAATTTGCCAGTCTGGTGGTGAATTTGTGAGTGATGCCGATGGAACCTTGTCATATAATCGAGGAGAGGCAAATGCTGTAAATATCAACCAAGATACTCCATTTGATCATCTGAAGATAAAATTGGCAGAGATGTGCAATCTGGAGCTTAAAACAGTGTCAATTAAATACTTTCTTCCAGGAAATAGGAAAACTCTTATTAATTTAAGGAGCGAAAGGGACTTCAAAAGAATGGTTGAGTTTCATGCTAATTCTGTTACAGCTGAGATTTTTGTCAGCGGGAAGGAAGGTTTTGATCACGAAGCATTGAACACATACACTGACAG TTCCAGGACAATTGGGTTAAAACTGGCTGAGAACGTAAATCATCATGGCACGCCTGCAACAGCAGCTGATTCTGGTGGTCTGAGTATAACACCTTCAAAAGCTATGCCATTAAGGACTGTTCATACTGATGCTGCCTCTCCTATAGCTATTCAAAGTGATTGTCTGGTCGATGTACATATCAGCTGCCAGGAACCAGCTATTAATGCAACAGCTGATAGCTCCAGTCAAGCCACTACTTCGTCAAACCCTTTTTCTGGCCATGTTGCTGAGGATGATTCTGACTATGCTCCACGCTCACGTGCTGCTGTTGGTACTACTGCTCAGAGCCCAATCAGCTTTGACTATGATAGTACCCCTGCTGATACTGTAAAGAAGCGCAGGCGCACTGCTTCATGGACAATTGGTGCCAACGGTCCAACCATTGTCGTGACCGGTAATGATTCTAAGGAGAAAATCTCACGGAAGAAGAAGAGTCGAAGTTCAACTGGTGTAATGGACAGTAATGACACGGTGGAGGATGAAGATTATGTTCAATTACCTGATGATTCTGACAGCTCCTCTGCAGTTGCTCTTCGTGATGAAGATCTGCCAGAGAAATTAGTTGCCACTTGGAAAGAAGGTATAACTGGTGTCGGTCAGGATTTTAAGAGTGTGAAAGAGTTCCGGGCTGCACTGCAAAAGTATGCTGTTGCTAATCGCTTTGTCTACAAGTTGAAGAAAAATGATGCTTCCCGTGTAAGTGGCAGATGTACCGTAGAGGGTTGCTCTTGGAGAATTCATGCATCTAGGGTCCCTGCTGCTCAAACATTTAGGATCAGAAAGTTTAATTATTTGCATACATGTGGAGGCGAATCGTGGAAGTCTGGTCATCGTACAAGGAATTGGTTGGTAAGTATCATTAAGGAAAGGTTACGAGATTCTCCAAATGACAAACCTAGGGAAATCGCTAAAGGCATTTTGCGTGACTTTGGGATTAAATTGAGATATAGACAAGTACGGCGAGGGATGGAAGATGCCAAGGAGCAACTTCAAGGTTCGTACAGAAAGTCATATAACAGGTTACCTTGGTTCTGTGAAAAGGTAGTAAATACTAATCCTGGTACTGTTGCTAAGCTTATGATAAACGATGAAAAAATACTACAGCGCTTCTTTTTCTCACTTCATGCCTCAATACATGGTTTCAAGCACGGTTGCCGACCTCTTATTTTCCTTGAAGCTACATCTCTAAGATCAAGGTACAAGGAGACTCTGTTGACAGCAACTGCAGTTGATGCAGATGATGGTTTCTTTCCAGTTGCTTTTGCAGTAATAGATATTGAAAATGATGATAGTTGGCGTTGGTTTTTGCAGCAACTAAAATCTGCATTATCAACTCTTCAATCTATAACTTTTATCTCAGATCGAGAGAAGAATTTAAAGAACTCTGTTCTTGAGGTGTTTGAGAATGCTTGTCATGGCTATTCCATTTTTCATCTTCTGGAAAGCTTCAAGAGAAATCTGAAGGGTCCATTCAGTGGTGATGGGAGAAATGTTTTACCTGAAATTTTCCTTTCCGTTGCTCATGCAGTCCGACTTGGTGGTTTTAAAAATTCGACTGAGAAAATCAAACAGATTAGTTCACACGCATACGATTGGGTGATCCAGATTGAGCCAGAGTGTTGGACAAGTTTGTTATTTAAGGGTCAGCACTATAATTATGTAACAGAGGATGTTGCAGAACCATACTCCAAGTTGATTGAGGATTCTCGTGGATCAACAATAATGCAAAAAATTGAAGCCTTAATATGTATGCTCGGTGATCTAATAGATCATCGTAAATTGGAGTCAAGTAATTGGTCCACTAAACTTACTCCGTCAAAAGAGAGAAAGATACAGGAAGAAGCTGTTAAAGCTGATGGTCTAAAAGTTCTATTCTCATCTAATGTCCTATTTGAAGTTCATGATGAGATGACTCATGTTGTGAATATTGAAAACCGTGAGTGCACATGCCTGGAGTGGAAACAAAGTGGGCTGCCTTGCTGCCATGCGGTTGCTGTGTTCAAATCTACTGGTAAATGTGTGTATGATTACTGCTCGAGCTACTTTACAGTTGAAAGTTACTGTTCTACATATTCTGTGTCTGTAAACCCGATACCTGGGATTGGAGCACCAGTTGAAGAAGATGGTGAGTCAGATACTGCGGATGTGTTACCCCCTTGCCCTTCAGAATCGCAGATTGAGGAAAAACCAGAGGAGACCAAAACTGTAGACCCGGATAAGAGGACAGTAAGTTGCAGCAGGTGCAAGGAACCAGGACATAATAAAGCTTCATGCAAGGCCACTTTATAG